A segment of the Streptomyces sp. P9-A2 genome:
CGGGGTCATCGACCGGCTGCTCCATTACGCGGGGTGGGAGCGCCCCTGGGACCGGGACAAGCAGGTCCCGCTGGACTGGCGGTCATGACAGGGTGGGCGCGGTGCCGTGCGGTACGGGGGCTTGTGACGACGGCGGTTCGTGCCGTATGCCCCCGGACTCCGGCCGAGTAAGAACGACCGGAATGACGAGGCGAGGCAAAAAGCGGTGAACGTGCTGGACATCCTGTTGCTGGTCGCCGCCGTGTGGTTCGCGGTCGTCGGCTACCGCCAGGGCTTCGTCGTCGGCATTCTGTCGGTGATCGGATTCCTGGGCGGCGGTCTCGTCGCCGTCTACCTTCTCCCTGTCGTCTGGGACGTCCTGACGGACAACGCGGAGGTCAGCACGGCCGCCGCCGTCGTCGCGGTCATCGTCGTCATAGTCTGCGCCTCCGTCGGCCAGGCCCTGACCACCCATCTCGGCAACAAGCTGCGCCGTTACATCACATGGTCCCCGGCCCGGGCGCTCGACGCCACCGGTGGTTCCCTGGTCAACGTCGTCGCGATGCTTCTGGTCGCCTGGCTGATCGGCTCGGCCCTCGCGGGAACGACCCTGCCGACGCTCAGCAAAGAGGTCCGCCAGTCCAAGGTGCTGACCGGTGTCTCCCGGGCGCTGCCCGACCAGGCCGGCACCTGGTTCGCCAACTTCTCCTCCGTCCTCGCGCAGAACGGTTTCCCCCAGGTCTTCAGCCCGTTCGCGAACGAGCCGATCACCGACGTCCGGCCCCCCGACCCCGCGCTGGCAGGCAGCCCGGTGGCCGGCCGCGCACAGCGGTCCATCGTCAAGGTCATGGGCACCGCCCCGCAGTGCGGCAAGGTCCTCGAGGGCACCGGCTTCGTGTTCTCCGAGCGCCGTGTGATGACCAACGCGCATGTCGTGGGCGGCGTCGACGAGCCGACCGTGCAGATAGGCGGCGAGGGCAGGAAGTACGACGCGACGGTCGTCCTCTACGACTGGAAGCGTGACATCGCGGTCCTCGACGTCCCGGACCTGAAGGCGCCCGCGCTGCGGTTCACCACCGAGGACGCGGGCAGGGAGGACGGCGCGATCGTCGCCGGCTTCCCGGAGAACGGCGCGTACGACGTCCGGTCGGCGCGGGTCCGCGGGCGCATCACGGCCAACGGCCCGGACATCTACCACCGGGGCACAGTCCGTCGTGACGTCTACTCCCTTTACGCGACGGTCCGTCAGGGAAACTCCGGCGGACCGCTGCTGACCCCCGACGGCCAGGTCTACGGTGTGGTGTTCGCCAAGTCCCTCGACGACGCAGAGACGGGATACGCCCTCACCGTGGACGAGATCCAGGAGGACATCGACAAGGGCCGCTCCGCGACCCGGCAGGTGGACAGCGACAGCTGCGCACTCTGAGCGGCACGAGGCCTGCTGCCACCGCTGCCACTGTGCCTGCGGACGGAGATACGGCCCTCCGCAGGCACAGTGGTATGTACGGACGGAGGCCTGCCACAGGCCCCTGCCGCGGGCCCCTGCCGCGGGCCCGCCCGGAGAGGTCGTACGGAGGGGGTCGGGGACGGGTGTACGCCCAGGAGGCCCCTCGGGAGCACGGCCGGGCGTACGCCCCTCGTCAGCCGCGTGGGTGATGGTGGCGAAGCCGCACCGAGACCCAGCGGGCCCGGCGGCGGAGGATATGCGGAATCCCGACCCTGAGATCCGTACCTGCCATCTCCGGTGCACCGCCTTGCTGGTGGGATCCCATACCGCCCGCCGAGCGGCGGTCGCGGCTTGCGTCACTGTAGTCGTGCGTCCAGCCCATACTCCGACCACTGCCCCCGACTCATGGTCGATAACCGCCTTGCGCAGAGCCGATTGGCCTATGCGCCAGGCAAGTGGCCGTTTGTAGGACAGGTGTTCAGATCCGATGATCGGTCTTGCGTAAGGAAGGGAAACGGAAGGGGTGCGGAAGGAGCACGGAAGGGACGTGGAAGCCGCCTGGCGTCCTGTCAGCGGTCGGGTTCCGGGTCCTTCAACCAGTTGATCAGCTCGGAGGAGAACGCCACCGGGTCCTCCTCGTGCGGGAAGTGGCCGAGCCCGTCGAACAGCCGCCAGCGGTACGGTGCTTCGACGTACTCCCCGGACCCGGCGGCGTTGCGGACGCTTGCCACGGGGTCGAGCGAGCCGTGCAGATGCAGGGTCGGGACCCGTACCGGCCGCTTCATCCGGCGGTTGAACTGGATGCCGTCCGGCCGGGCCAGCGACCGCACCATCCACCGGTACGGCTCGATCGAGCAGTGCGCCGTGGACGGGATGCACATGGCCCGCCGGTAGTTCTCCAGCGCCTTCTCCTCCGGCGGGCGGGGCCCGGACCAGGCCTGGATCAGCTTGGCCACCAGCGCCCCGTCGTCCGCGGTGAGCTGCCGCTCCGGGACCCAGGGCCGCTGGAACCCCCAGATGTGCGACATGGCGGACGACTGCCTGACGTCGGCGAGCATGGCCGCCCGCCAGCGCCGCGGATGCGGCATGGACGACACCGCGAGCCGTCGTACGAGCTTGGGGCGCATCGCCGCCGCCGTCCAGGCCAGGTATCCACCCAGGTCGTGCCCGACCAGCGCGGCGTCCGGCTCACCGAGGGAACGGATCACACCGGTGACGTCCAGCGCGAGGTTGGCCGGGTCGTAGCCGCGCGGTGTGCGGTCGCTGCCGCCGACGCCCCGCAGGTCCATGGCGACCGCGCGGAACCCGGCGTCGGCGAGCGCCGTCAGCTGGTGCCGCCAGGTCCACCAGAACTGCGGGAAGCCGTGCAGCAGCAGTACCAGCGGCCCGTCGCCGAGCTCAGCGACGTGGAAACGCGCGCCGTTGGCGGCGACGTCCCGGTGGGTCACCTCGGCACCGCCGGGGATGTCGAGGCGTACGGCCGAGAAGGGTTGCGCCGAAGGAGTGGCGGGGTCCGTCATGAGGACGAGCGTGCCACAGCTTCGATCGCCTCGGGGATCCGGTCCTTGGGGAGTTCCGGACGCGGGTGCGGCTTGGCCTTCTGCAGCACGACCGCGGTCTCCTTCACCGAGGCGGCCACCTTCTGCGGGCCGCGGCCCTTCTTCGCCTTCTTGGCGAAGACCATCCCGATCAGGGCGAGGACGAGCGCGACCAGCACGTTCGCCGCGAACGACAGCAGGAAGCAGACGGCCAGGTTCCAGTCGCTCCAGGTGTGGATGCCGTAGGCGAGGGCGAAACTCAGCATCGGCAGCGAGAACAGCAGGACGAGACCGGCCGCGGTGAGCAGTCCGCCGCTCGTCGCACCCCGCTGCACATCCCGCTTGAGCTGTGCTTTCGCCAGGGCGATCTCGTCGTGCACCAGCGCGGACATGTTCTCCGTCGCCGAGGCGAACAACTGGCCGATGCTGCGTTCGGCGCCGACCGGGCTGCCGTCGGGTGCGCTCATCGCGGTCTCCCTCTTCTGCTTTCGTCCTGCGTGCCTCTGCGTACCTCTGAGTAAGGATCAGTCTGCCGCCTGACGGCCCCTGTCCGCCCCATCACCTGCGTCGACCGCGTGTGTCCGGTGGTGTGTGTCCGGCCGACCCCGACTGAATCCGACAGACTTCGACCGACTCCGACTGGATTCGACCGGCTCCGGATGACTCAGACTGTCCTGACCTTTGTACTGTCCCGTCAGATCATGCCGGATCGTCGTGATCCTCGCCTGCCCCGCCCGGCACTTCGGCAAGCCTGCGGTGTTCCTCGGTCTTCTCCCGGGCGAGCCGGCGGTGCTCGGCGGCCTTGCGCTCGTGGATCTCCGCCATACGCAGGTGGTACGCCGGATCGTCCTCCTCGTAGATGTCCGGGACGCCGCTGAGGTCGTCGTCGCGCTCCTCCTCCTCGGCCAGCCTGCGGTACTTGGCGTTCCGGATCCTCAGCAGCACGGTCGCGACGGCGGTGGCGATCAGCGATCCGGTCAGTACGGCGGCCTTGACACTGTCCGCCATCGACGCGTCGTCCTTGAAGGCGAGTTCGCCGATGAGCAGGGAGACGGTGAAACCGATCCCGGCGAGTACCGCCACCGCCAGGATGTCCGCCCAGGCGAGGTCGTCGCTGAGCGACGCCCTGGTGAAACGCGTGGTCAGCCACGTACCGCCGAAGATGCCGACCGTCTTGCCGACGACCAGGCCGAGGACCACGCCGAGCGTCTCGGGCTGGGTGAACACGTCCGCGAGCGCGCCACCGGAGATCGCCACGCCCGCGCTGAACAGGGCGAACAGCGGGACCGCGAGGCCCGACGAGAAGGGCCGGACGAGGTGCTCGATGCGCTCGCCGGGGGACTGCTCCTCACCCTCGCGGCGGTGGCAGCGCAGCATCAGGCCCATGGCGACACCGGCGATGGTGGCATGGATCCCGCTGTTGTACATCAGGCCCCAGACGGCCAGGGCGAGCGGCACATACACGTACCAGCCGCGTACACCCTTGCGCAGCAGCAGCCAGAAGGCGGCCAGGCCCACCACGGCACCGGCGAGCGCGAGGAAATCGAGGTCGTCGGTGAAGAAGACCGCGATGATCAGGATCGCGAAGAGGTCGTCGACGACGGCGAGGGTCAGCAGGAAGGCTCGCAGTGCGCTCGGCAGCGAGGTGCCGATGACGGCGAGTACGGCGAGCGCGAAGGCGATGTCGGTGGCGGTGGGCACGGCCCAGCCGGCCGGTGAACCGCCGCCGATGCCGCTGGTGAGCGTGTAGACGAGGGCCGGTACGACCATGCCGCACAGGGCGGCGATGACAGGGAGCGCGGCGGCCCGGGGGTCGCGCAGATCACCGGCGACGAGTTCGCGTTTGAGCTCGACGCCGGCGACGAAGAAGAAGACCGCGAGCAGTCCGTCGGCGGCCCAGTGCGCGACGGACAGGTTCAGCCCGAGCGCCTCGGGCCCGAAGTGGAAGTCGCTGACACTCTCGTAGCTGTCCTGCAGGGCGGGCACGTTCGCCCAGATCAACGCGGTGATCGCGGCGACGAGCAGCAGCATGCCGCCGACGGTCTCGGTGCGCAGCGCGTCCGCGACGTAGGTCCGCTCGGGCAGGGAGAGGCGGCCGAAGGCCTTGCGCGGGCTGGGGGTGCGGGAGGCGGTCACGGATGGTCCTCTGGTCGTCGGGCAGCACGAATCGTGTGCCGACCAGACTTCCCGGCGCTCCATGAGACAACTGTGGGGGGACGGCTTGCTGTGGCCGTCCTTCGTGGTCACTGTAGCCAACGTGCTCCGGCACCGCACGAAGGGCTTTCGATGACGGACATCACAGAGGCACCCGGCGTGCGTACGACGCCGGGTGCCTCCGCGGCCCGTGGGCGGGCTGTGACCGGTGGGCCCGAGGGGAGGAACCAGGAACCCTCCTCGGGCCGGTTCTCGGGTCGGTCCTCGGGCCGGTCCCCGAGTCAGTCCTCGCTGGACGACTGAGGAAGCTTCGCCTGGATCAGATTCATCACGGTGGCGTCGGTCAGCGTGGTGACGTCCCCCAGCTCACGGTTCTCCGCGACGTCCCGCAGCAGACGACGCATGATCTTGCCGGAACGGGTCTTCGGCAGCTCGTTCACCGGCAGGATCCGCTTGGGCTTGGCGATCGGGCCCAGTGTGGAACCCACGTGGTTACGCAGCTCGGCGACCAGTTCCTCGGTCTCCGCAGCCGTACCGCGCAGTATCACGAAGGCGACGATGGCCTGCCCGGTCGTCTCGTCCGCCGCGCCGACCACGGCCGCCTCGGCGACCGACGGGTGGGAGACGAGCGCCGACTCCACCTCGGTGGTGGAGATGTTGTGCCCGGAGACCAGCATCACGTCGTCGACCCGGCCGAGCAGCCAGATGTCCCCGTCGTCGTCCTTCTTGGCGCCGTCGCCCGCGAAGTACTTGCCCTCGAAGCGGGACCAGTACGTGTCGAGGAACCGCTGGTCGTCGCCCCAGATGGTGCGGAGCATCGACGGCCACGGCTCGGTGATGACCAGATAGCCCCCGCCGCCGTGCGACACCTCGTTGGCCTCGTCGTCGACGACGGTCGCGGCGATGCCGGGCAGCGGGGTCTGGGCGGAGCCCGGCTTGGCGGCGGTCACGCCGGGCAGCGGCGAGATCATGATCCCGCCGGTCTCGGTCTGCCACCAGGTGTCCACCACGGGGGTGCGGTCCGCGCCGATGTTCTTGCGGTACCAGATCCAGGCCTCGGGGTTGATCGGCTCGCCGACGGAGCCGAGGACCCGCAGCGAGGACAGGTCGAACTTCGCGGGGATGTCGTCGCCCCACTTCATGAACGTCCGGATCGCGGTGGGCGCCGTGTAGAGGATCGTCACGCCGTACTTCTGCACGATCTCCCAGAAGCGGCCCTGGTGCGGGGTGTCGGGCGTGCCCTCGTACATGACCTGGGTCGCGCCGTTGGCGAGCGGCCCGTAGACGATGTACGAGTGTCCGGTGACCCAGCCGACGTCGGCCGTGCACCAGAACACGTCCGTCTCCGGCTTGAGGTCGAAGACCGACCAGTGGGTGTACGCCGTCTGGGTGAGGTAGCCGCCGGAGGTGTGCAGGATGCCCTTCGGCTTACCCGTGGTGCCGGAGGTGTAGAGGATGAACAGCGGCTGCTCGGCCTCGAACGCCTCGGGGGTGTGCTCGGTGCTCTGGCCTCCCACCAGGTCGTGCCACCACACGTCGCGGCCCTCGGTCCAGGCGACGTCCTGGCCGGTGCGGCGGACGACGAGGACATGCTGCACGGTGTCGACGCGGCCGGCCGCCTCGTCCACGGCGGGCTTGAGCGCGGACGGCTTGCCGCGCCGGTAGCCGCCGTCGGCGGTGATGACGACCTTGGCGTCGGCGTCCTGGATGCGGGTCGCGAGCGCGTCCGCCGAGAAGCCGCCGAAGACGACGGAGTGCGCGGCGCCGATGCGGGCACAGGCCAGCATCGCGATCGCGGCCTCGGGGATCATCGGGAGGTAGACGGCGACCCTGTCGCCCTTTTGGACACCCAGCTCCAGCAAGGCGTTGGCGGCCTGGGAGACCTCGTCCTTGAGCTGGGCGTAGGTGATCGCGCGGCTGTCACCGGGCTCGCCCTCGAAGTGGATGGCGACCCGGTCGCCGTGCCCGGCCTCGACATGCCGGTCCACGCAGTTGTAGGCGACGTTGAGCTCGCCGTCCTTGAACCACTTGGCGAACGGCGGGTTCGACCAGTCGAGGGTCTCGGTGGGCTCCTTGGCCCAGGTCAGTCGGCGGGCCTGCTCGGCCCAGAAACCGAGCCTGTCAGCCTTGGCCTGTTCGTACGCCTCCGCGGTGACGTTGGCGTGGGCGGCCAGGTCGGCGGGGGGTGTGAACCTGCGTTCTTCCTTGAGCAGGTTGGCCAGGCTTTCGTTGCTCACGGCATCTGCCTTTCCCGGAGTGTCCGTTGTGTCCCAGGCCACAGCTCATCAGACCCAGGGGTGCGCTGACAAGGGTCGTCGGCAAAGTGGTTTAGACCTTTTGAGGTCGGCTCTGCTTCCGTGGCCAGGGGTCATCCCTACCCACGGACGCCGGTGGCGTGCGGTTCACCCTCGGCAATGCCTCGTATGCCCGGAGAGCGGATTTTCACAGCGCCAGGTCCTCGGCCCGTACCCGGTCGAACACCCGCTCCCCGGCGACCTCGGTGAGGAGATACGCCTGTGCCTCCCCCACGTGGAAGTAGAGGCCATGGAGCGTCAGGAGCCCGTCCTTCAGGGCGCGGGCCACCGATTCATGGGCGCGCAGGTGCTCCAGCTGCTGGACGACGTTGGCCAGGCAGAGCTCCTCGGCCGTGTCGGCCGGCGCCCGCCCGGCCAGCCGCACCCGGGGCCCGCTCCCGTTCCGCACGTGCTTCAGACTCGGCAGTCCGTGCCGCAGCCACCGTCTCAGCGGTGTGCGGTCACTCGGGCCGCCGTCCGGCCGGGGGTCGAGCAATGCCTGCATCGCACCGCAGCCCGAATGCCCGCACACCGTGATGGACCGCACCGCCAGTATCTCCACGGCGTACTCGAGGGCTGCCGCCACCGAGTCGTCACCGCTCTCCTCACCCGGCGGCGGCACGAGGTTGCCGACGTTGCGGACCACGAACAGGTCGCCCGGACCGCTGGAGGTGATCATCGAGGTGACCAGGCGCGAGTCGGCGCAGGTGAGGAACAGCTGTGTCGGCCGCTGTCCCTCGCGCGCCAGCCGGGCCAGCTCACCACGTACCCAAGGAGCGGTGCTCCGCTGGAACGTACTGAGTCCACGCACCAGGTCGGTCCCGGTCCCGGTTCGGGACGTCCCCGGCCCACCGGCACCCGACACACTCCCGGTGCGGGAGACAGGCCCCGTGTCTGCGCCCGTGTTCGCGCCTGTTCCCGTGCCCGACGGGTCGTCTCCTATGCCGGGCCAGGTCGGCCGCCCGTCGTGACCGGCCCGTCCGTCTTCCGCGTCATGGAGGTCGCCGGTATCGCCGGTATCGCCGGTATCGCCGGTATCACCGGTGTCACGGCTGTCACGGCTGTCGTGGTCTCTCCGGTCGTCCTCGGGCGCGAAGAGCGGGGGCTCGCACTGGTGGTTGCGCCAGGTGGTCCAGGGCCGGCAGCGGCACCCGGCGCCGGACGGCACGTCGGTCCCGTCGGTCCCGTCCGTCACGGGAGAAGAGGTGAGGACCGCGGGTTCGGCGATCCGAACGCCGACTCCGGGCCGGCGGCCGGTGATCTCCACCGCTCCGCCCCGGGCGGTGTGCGTGTTCTGCCAGTCCTGCAGTGCCTCGTACGCCGCGTGGTCCATGAACGAGCCGTTCAATGCCACGACCCCGGTGGCCCCCTGGGGCACCAGATGCAGGATCCGGCTGAGTCTCGGCACTGCGAGGAACGTCAACTGCCCTCGTACATGTACGTGATGGACTCCTTCCCTCTCCTCATGCGTGATCCGGGTACGGGTGAGGCGGTGCAGAGCCACGCCCACGGCGACGGCGATCCCCAGGGCGACGCCCTCCAGGACCCCCGCGAACACCACGCCGACGGCGGTCACGGCGTAGACCAGGGCTTCTCGGTGGCGAGTCACCGTACGGATGTGGTGCAGGGAGACCATCTGGATGCCGACGGCCATCACCAGGGCGGCGAGTGAGGCCAGCGGGATGAGCTCCAGGGCCGGAACCATAAGCAGCGCGGCGACCACTACGAGAACGCCGTGCAGCATCGTGGAGTTCCGGCTCACGGCACCGGCGCGCACATTCGCGGAACTGCGCACGGCGACCCCTGCCACGGGCAGGCCGCCGAGGCAGCCGGAGGCGATGTTCGCGGTGCCCTGGCCGAGCAGTTCGCGGTCCAGGCCGGAGCGGGGGACATGGTCAGGACCGGGGCGGCGGGCCACCAGCTTGTCCACGGCGACCGCGCCCAGCAGCGACTGCACGCTGCACACCAGCGTGGTGGTGAGCACGGCGGCGACGAGCCCGAGCACGGGCCCCTCGGGGAGTCCGGCGAGTGCGTGGCTGCGCCAGGACGGCAGGTCCACCTCGGCCAGGACGAGACCGGTGGCCGCGGCCGTCACCGTGGCCCCGGTGACGGCGACGAGCGGAGCGGGGACCATGCGCAGAACGCGGCCGGCCCGTCCGGGCAGCTTCGGCCACAGCAGGAGCAGGGTGAGGGTGAGCACGCTCACCGCGACGGCCGCGGGGTCCACGTTCGCCAACTGGGCGGGCAGTGCGCGGAGGTTGTCGGGGACGGAACTCTGTGGGGTACCGCCGAGGACGATGTGCACCTGGGCGACGGCGATCGTGACGCCGATGCCGGCGAGCATCCCGTGCACGATCGCCGGGCTGACGGCGAGTGCGCCGCGGGCCACCCGCAGGCAGCCCAGGCCGATCTGGGCGAGTCCGGCGAGGACGGTGATGGCGCAGGTCGTCCTCCACCCGTACTGCTGGATGAGGTCGGCGGTGACGACGGTGAGCCCGGCGGCCGGACCGCTGACCTGGAGCGGGCAGCCGCCGAGCCGTCCGGCGACGACCCCGCCCACGGCGGCGGCGACCAGGCCGGCCTGGAGCGGAGCGCCGGTGGCGAGAGCGATACCGAGAGACAGGGGCAGGGCGATGAGGAAGACCGCGACGGCGGCCGACAGATCCGCCCCCGCGATGAGCGGGAGGCGGCGTGGCCGGTCCGGCGGCGGACTGTGGGGCGGATGGGCACGCTCGGGCCGGTTCGGGCCGGCGGTATGGGTGGGAACACAGGCTGGCATGCTTCCCGTCTCCTCCGGGGCTACGTGGTCGAGGGATGGGGGCGGCCCGCTCGAGGGCGGGGGTGGGAGTGGCGGGGGGGACGGCTCGGGACGGCGGGAGCCGACAACGGCGGGGTGGTAACTGCGAGGTCTGGCAACGGCAGGGTCAAGAGAGGGCGGGGCCGGTCAACGGTGGTGAGGCGCCTTGATGACGGGGAGATCCCAACTGTCAGTAAACGAATCGTAATTCAGAGTAAAGGGCAGGCATAGACTTTCCCGGCAAATGGGGTAGTTGGCCACCCTCATGGGTGAACCGGGCATTTTATCGGCTTGTCGTATTAATTCCTTCTCGACCACGTGCGACTTTGGCGGCGTTGCCGGCGCGGACCGGCGCAGCACCAGACATCTCCCCCCGCCAGGGTTGGCCCGAGAGAAGGAAGAAGGTGGGCGGACATGGCCGCCACCCGAAGGATCGCCGTGAGCACCGTGATCACCGCGGTCTGCGCCGCCTCGCTCGCCGGCTGCGGAACCGGTATCGACGGCTCGGGGAAGGAACCGCCCGGCCTCGAGAAGGCGAAGCCGGCGCCGGCGCCGGAACGGGCGGCCCGGCTGATCGGTGACGGCTCCACCGCGTACACCGGGGCGCAGCCGCACCTGGCAGAGCCCGAGCGGCTGAAGCCGGGTGAGAAGCCCCCGCAGTTCGTCGTCTTCTCGTGGGACGGCGCGGGTGAGGACAGTCAGAAGCTCTTCTCGCACTTCCGCGAGGTCGCCAAGGAGAACGACGCGACCATGACGTACTTCCTGAGCGGCGTCTACATGCTCCCGGAGGAGAAGCGTGACCTGTACCGTCCGCCGCAGCACTCGCCCGGCCGTTCCGACATCGGCTTCAACGACGCGGAGGGCATCGCCGCCACCGTGAAACAGCTGCGTCTCGCGTGGCTGGAGGGCAACGAGATCGGCACCCACTTCAACGGCCACTTCTGTGGCGCCGACGGCGGAGTCGGCGAGTGGTCGGTGGCGGACTGGAAGGACGAGATCGCCCAGGCCAAGCAGTTCGTGAAGGAATGGAAGACACACACCGGCATGAAGGACGAGGCCCCGCTGCCCTTCGACTACGACAAGGAGCTCATCGGCGCCCGCACCCCTTGCCTGGAGGGCCAGGAGAACTTCACGAAGGCCGCGAGCGAGCTGGGCTTCCGCTACGACACCAGTGGCGTCAACAACCAGGTGTGGCCGAAGAAGAAGCGGGGCCTGTGGGATCTGTCGCTGCAGCTGGTCCCGTTCCCCGGGCACTCCTTCGAGCAGCTCGCCATGGACTACAACTTCATGGTCAACCAGTCCGGCACCACCACCCAGGGCGACCCCGCGAAGCACGAACTGTGGGGCGACCAGATGCGGGACGGCCTGCTCGCCGGCTTCCAGCGGGCCTATGACGGCAACCGGGCACCCCTGATCATCGGCAACCACTTCGAGTCCTGGAACGGCGGCACCTACATGCGCGCCGTAGAGGAGACCGTCGAGGCGGTGTGCACCAAGCCCGATGTCCGCTGTGTCTCCTTCCGGCAGCTCACGGACTGGCTGGACGCCCAGGACCCGCAGACCCTGGAGAAGCTGCGCACCCTGAATGTGGGTGAGAGCCCGAAGCGGAGCTGGAAGTCCTTCTTGGCCGCCGACCCCGCCCCGGCCCCCAAGGGAGTACCGGGGGCGCCCGCGACGAAGGGGTGAGCGATGACCTTCGGCGCGGCTTCGGCCGGCGGCCCGGCGTGAAGAAGACCACTCCGTCGCGGGGCGGGGGCCCAGAGTGCGTAATGTCGTACTCATGAGTACGACAGGAGCGACCGCCGATCCTCCCCCGAGCTCTCGGAAGAGCTCGAACGGGGGGGACCCCCTTGCGGCCCTGGGCTCGCTGCCCGGTGTGGCCGACTCCGTGGAATCCGTGCGCAAGGCCGTGGACCGGGTCTACGGACACCGGGTCATGCGGCGGCGCAGCAACGAGATCACCTCCGAGGCGGCGCTGCGCGGCGCCCGCGGCTCGGCAGCGCTGTCCGGCGCGGACTGGGCGCTGGAGGAGGTACGCAGGCGCAGCGACTTCGGCACCGACGACGAGGCGCGCACGATGGGTGCCGCGCTGCGACTGTCCGCCGAGGCGGGCCAGCTGCTGACCATCTGGCGGCAGTCGCCTCTGCGGGTGCTCGCCCGGCTGCACCTGGTGGCAGCGGCCGACCGCGCCGACCAGGCCGGGCGGCCCCGCAAGGAGGGCGAGCCGGTCGACGAGCCCTTGATCGGCCTCCCGCTGCCCGGCACGGCGGAAGCGCACGGCAGGCTGGAGGGTCTGGCCGAGCTGATCATCGGGGGCGGTTCCGCCCCGGCGCTGATCACGGCCGCCGTCGTGCACGGCGAGCTGCTGGCGCTGCGCCCTTTCACCTCCTGCAACGGCCTTCTCGCGCGTACGGCCGAGCGCATCGTGCTGGTCGGCAGCGGGCTGGACCCGAAGTCGGTCTGCCCGGCCGAGGTCGGCCACGCCGAGCTGGGCCGCGAGGCCTACCTGACGGCTCTGGAAGGCTACGTCTCCGGCACTCCCGAGGGCTTGGCAGGCTGGATCGCCCATTGTGGACGGGCGGTCGAGCTGGGGGCGCGTGAATCCATGGCGGTGTGCGAGGCGCTGCAGCGAGGGGCGGCGTAATACGCGTGTGAGGCCGGCCTGTGCGTCGAGTGAAGGCGTGAAAGCGGTAAGGCGGTGGAGAGACGCTTGCGCCGGCAGTTGTGCAGAGATGCGGCGGTACGAATTCTCGTACCGCCGCTGGCATGTCCACCTGGTTACCAAGCGTCCTCGATATATGCCCATCAGGCCGGGAACTCTGCCCGTTCCTGGTGCGGCTGGCCCGTAATCGACGGGTCGACGTCGCGTGGGTGCCCTGTGACCATGCTCGGTCCGTGGGGCCAAATGCGTTGCGAAGGTGATCCTCTCGGATGTCCTTGGTCTCGCGGGCCGTTGATTCCTTTGTACTCCAGGTTCCAAGCAAGCGGAAGTGGGGGACTCGCTTCTTTACTTTTAGGTTCAAAGGCGCGCCAATCGGGCGCCGG
Coding sequences within it:
- a CDS encoding alpha/beta fold hydrolase, coding for MTDPATPSAQPFSAVRLDIPGGAEVTHRDVAANGARFHVAELGDGPLVLLLHGFPQFWWTWRHQLTALADAGFRAVAMDLRGVGGSDRTPRGYDPANLALDVTGVIRSLGEPDAALVGHDLGGYLAWTAAAMRPKLVRRLAVSSMPHPRRWRAAMLADVRQSSAMSHIWGFQRPWVPERQLTADDGALVAKLIQAWSGPRPPEEKALENYRRAMCIPSTAHCSIEPYRWMVRSLARPDGIQFNRRMKRPVRVPTLHLHGSLDPVASVRNAAGSGEYVEAPYRWRLFDGLGHFPHEEDPVAFSSELINWLKDPEPDR
- a CDS encoding MarP family serine protease, encoding MNVLDILLLVAAVWFAVVGYRQGFVVGILSVIGFLGGGLVAVYLLPVVWDVLTDNAEVSTAAAVVAVIVVIVCASVGQALTTHLGNKLRRYITWSPARALDATGGSLVNVVAMLLVAWLIGSALAGTTLPTLSKEVRQSKVLTGVSRALPDQAGTWFANFSSVLAQNGFPQVFSPFANEPITDVRPPDPALAGSPVAGRAQRSIVKVMGTAPQCGKVLEGTGFVFSERRVMTNAHVVGGVDEPTVQIGGEGRKYDATVVLYDWKRDIAVLDVPDLKAPALRFTTEDAGREDGAIVAGFPENGAYDVRSARVRGRITANGPDIYHRGTVRRDVYSLYATVRQGNSGGPLLTPDGQVYGVVFAKSLDDAETGYALTVDEIQEDIDKGRSATRQVDSDSCAL
- the nhaA gene encoding Na+/H+ antiporter NhaA → MTASRTPSPRKAFGRLSLPERTYVADALRTETVGGMLLLVAAITALIWANVPALQDSYESVSDFHFGPEALGLNLSVAHWAADGLLAVFFFVAGVELKRELVAGDLRDPRAAALPVIAALCGMVVPALVYTLTSGIGGGSPAGWAVPTATDIAFALAVLAVIGTSLPSALRAFLLTLAVVDDLFAILIIAVFFTDDLDFLALAGAVVGLAAFWLLLRKGVRGWYVYVPLALAVWGLMYNSGIHATIAGVAMGLMLRCHRREGEEQSPGERIEHLVRPFSSGLAVPLFALFSAGVAISGGALADVFTQPETLGVVLGLVVGKTVGIFGGTWLTTRFTRASLSDDLAWADILAVAVLAGIGFTVSLLIGELAFKDDASMADSVKAAVLTGSLIATAVATVLLRIRNAKYRRLAEEEERDDDLSGVPDIYEEDDPAYHLRMAEIHERKAAEHRRLAREKTEEHRRLAEVPGGAGEDHDDPA
- the acs gene encoding acetate--CoA ligase, with the translated sequence MSNESLANLLKEERRFTPPADLAAHANVTAEAYEQAKADRLGFWAEQARRLTWAKEPTETLDWSNPPFAKWFKDGELNVAYNCVDRHVEAGHGDRVAIHFEGEPGDSRAITYAQLKDEVSQAANALLELGVQKGDRVAVYLPMIPEAAIAMLACARIGAAHSVVFGGFSADALATRIQDADAKVVITADGGYRRGKPSALKPAVDEAAGRVDTVQHVLVVRRTGQDVAWTEGRDVWWHDLVGGQSTEHTPEAFEAEQPLFILYTSGTTGKPKGILHTSGGYLTQTAYTHWSVFDLKPETDVFWCTADVGWVTGHSYIVYGPLANGATQVMYEGTPDTPHQGRFWEIVQKYGVTILYTAPTAIRTFMKWGDDIPAKFDLSSLRVLGSVGEPINPEAWIWYRKNIGADRTPVVDTWWQTETGGIMISPLPGVTAAKPGSAQTPLPGIAATVVDDEANEVSHGGGGYLVITEPWPSMLRTIWGDDQRFLDTYWSRFEGKYFAGDGAKKDDDGDIWLLGRVDDVMLVSGHNISTTEVESALVSHPSVAEAAVVGAADETTGQAIVAFVILRGTAAETEELVAELRNHVGSTLGPIAKPKRILPVNELPKTRSGKIMRRLLRDVAENRELGDVTTLTDATVMNLIQAKLPQSSSED
- a CDS encoding phage holin family protein, translated to MSAPDGSPVGAERSIGQLFASATENMSALVHDEIALAKAQLKRDVQRGATSGGLLTAAGLVLLFSLPMLSFALAYGIHTWSDWNLAVCFLLSFAANVLVALVLALIGMVFAKKAKKGRGPQKVAASVKETAVVLQKAKPHPRPELPKDRIPEAIEAVARSSS